A single region of the Nocardioides sp. W7 genome encodes:
- the argC gene encoding N-acetyl-gamma-glutamyl-phosphate reductase: MHMSGKRVAVAGASGYAGGELLRLLLGHPEVVIGALTGASNAGQPLGGLQPHLLPLADRVLEETSLQTLAGHDVVFLALPHGQSGAIAAELGEETVVVDCGADFRLSDSSEWERFYGGDHAGTWPYGLPELPGQRDLLRGATRVAVPGCYPTISTLTLAPAVAAGLVEPEVVVVAASGTSGAGKAARSHLLGSEIMGNASAYGVGGSHRHTPEITQNLSALVDGTVTVSFTPLLVPMSRGILATCSAVLRDGVTAGDLRSAYTEAYADERFVHLLPDGQWPQTKSVIGSNAVHLQVTADEEAGRMVAVGVVDNLAKGTAGAAVQCMNLALGLDEGLGLTTIGIAP, encoded by the coding sequence ATGCACATGAGTGGGAAGCGAGTCGCGGTCGCCGGAGCCAGTGGGTACGCCGGAGGTGAGCTGCTGCGCCTCCTCCTCGGTCACCCGGAGGTGGTGATCGGAGCGCTCACCGGGGCGTCCAACGCCGGGCAGCCCCTGGGTGGCCTGCAGCCGCACCTGCTGCCCCTCGCGGACAGGGTGCTCGAAGAGACCTCGCTGCAGACCCTCGCCGGTCACGACGTGGTCTTCCTCGCCCTGCCCCATGGTCAGTCCGGAGCGATCGCCGCCGAGCTGGGGGAGGAGACCGTGGTCGTCGACTGCGGTGCCGACTTCCGCCTCTCCGACAGCTCCGAGTGGGAGAGGTTCTACGGCGGCGACCACGCCGGCACCTGGCCCTACGGCCTGCCCGAGCTCCCGGGGCAGCGCGACCTGCTGCGCGGTGCCACCCGGGTCGCGGTCCCGGGCTGCTACCCCACGATCTCCACGCTGACCCTGGCCCCGGCCGTCGCGGCCGGACTCGTCGAGCCCGAGGTGGTGGTCGTCGCGGCGTCCGGCACCAGCGGTGCCGGCAAGGCAGCCAGGTCGCACCTGCTCGGGAGCGAGATCATGGGCAACGCGAGCGCGTACGGCGTCGGCGGCAGCCACCGCCACACCCCCGAGATCACCCAGAACCTCTCCGCGCTGGTCGACGGCACCGTCACCGTGAGCTTCACTCCGCTGCTCGTCCCGATGTCTCGCGGCATCCTCGCGACCTGCTCGGCCGTCCTGCGCGACGGCGTCACCGCCGGTGACCTGCGCAGCGCCTACACCGAGGCGTACGCCGACGAGCGCTTCGTCCACCTGCTCCCCGACGGCCAGTGGCCGCAGACCAAGTCCGTGATCGGCTCGAACGCCGTACACCTCCAGGTGACGGCGGACGAGGAGGCGGGCCGGATGGTCGCGGTCGGGGTCGTCGACAACCTCGCCAAGGGCACCGCCGGCGCCGCCGTGCAGTGCATGAACCTCGCCCTGGGCCTCGACGAGGGTCTCGGCCTCACCACGATCGGAATCGCGCCATGA
- a CDS encoding ABC transporter permease: protein MTTLLPAPTAASYDLRERELATRVSVPDTIRQTRAMAWRSWTKMLRNPEQFFDVIIQPLLFTAMFAYVFGGAISGDVASYLPLLIPGILAQTTLTVCMATGVQLREDMDKGVFDRFKSLPMARIAPLAGPMVADLSRYTIATGLTILTGLVMGYRPGGGVVGVLAGALLTIVAGWSLAWIFTWLGTIAKTARSVQAISMMIMFPLTFLSNAFVPAETLPSGLRAFVNVNPVSHVVTAVRDLLNDGQVTAEVGWALLGCAIVVAVFAPLAVRSYSRKM, encoded by the coding sequence ATGACCACCCTGCTCCCCGCCCCGACCGCCGCGTCGTACGACCTCCGCGAGCGCGAGCTCGCGACCCGGGTCTCCGTGCCCGACACCATCCGGCAGACCCGGGCGATGGCCTGGCGCTCGTGGACGAAGATGCTGCGCAATCCCGAGCAGTTCTTCGACGTCATCATCCAGCCGCTGCTCTTCACGGCGATGTTCGCCTACGTCTTCGGTGGAGCCATCTCCGGCGACGTGGCGAGCTACCTGCCGCTGCTGATCCCCGGCATCCTGGCCCAGACGACCCTCACCGTCTGCATGGCCACGGGCGTCCAGCTGCGCGAGGACATGGACAAGGGCGTCTTCGACCGGTTCAAGTCGCTGCCGATGGCCCGGATCGCCCCGCTGGCCGGCCCGATGGTCGCGGACCTGTCGCGGTACACGATCGCGACCGGACTGACCATCCTCACCGGCCTGGTGATGGGCTACCGCCCCGGAGGCGGAGTCGTCGGGGTGCTCGCCGGCGCGCTGCTGACCATCGTCGCCGGCTGGTCGCTGGCCTGGATCTTCACCTGGCTCGGCACCATCGCCAAGACCGCTCGCAGCGTGCAGGCCATCTCGATGATGATCATGTTCCCGCTGACGTTCCTGTCGAACGCGTTCGTCCCGGCCGAGACGCTGCCGAGCGGGCTGCGGGCGTTCGTGAACGTCAACCCGGTCTCGCACGTGGTGACCGCGGTCCGCGACCTGCTCAACGACGGCCAGGTCACCGCGGAGGTCGGCTGGGCCCTGCTCGGATGCGCGATCGTGGTCGCGGTGTTCGCCCCGCTCGCGGTGCGGAGCTACTCGCGGAAGATGTGA
- a CDS encoding ACT domain-containing protein: protein MTEETQTPTETSAEPTETSAEPAEAVEQPTFTLQQFPEKLAVVRLPPGSEIPTWAESSSLFSITATATETSLICAGRNVPTKQVAQKGLTAFAVQGPLDLSLVGVLASLLVPLAEAGVPVFTISTYDTDWILVPIGDAEKAAEAWRRRGHTVALAVPVKPSKAQPRKQKPKK from the coding sequence ATGACAGAAGAGACCCAGACCCCGACCGAGACCTCCGCCGAGCCGACCGAGACCTCGGCCGAGCCTGCCGAGGCGGTCGAGCAGCCGACGTTCACGCTGCAGCAGTTCCCCGAGAAGCTCGCCGTCGTCCGGCTGCCCCCGGGCTCGGAGATCCCCACCTGGGCCGAGTCGTCGTCGCTGTTCTCCATCACCGCCACCGCGACCGAGACCTCCCTGATCTGCGCGGGCCGCAACGTGCCGACCAAGCAGGTCGCGCAGAAGGGCCTGACCGCCTTCGCGGTGCAGGGTCCCCTCGACCTCTCCCTGGTCGGCGTCCTGGCGAGCCTGCTGGTCCCGCTGGCGGAGGCGGGCGTCCCCGTCTTCACCATCTCCACCTACGACACGGACTGGATCCTGGTCCCGATCGGAGACGCCGAGAAGGCGGCCGAGGCCTGGCGACGACGGGGGCACACCGTCGCCCTCGCCGTCCCCGTCAAGCCCAGCAAGGCCCAGCCCAGGAAGCAGAAGCCGAAGAAATGA
- a CDS encoding ATP-binding cassette domain-containing protein, with product MTSLPTDLAVHATGLVKTFGTQRAVDGIDLEVRRGEVFGVLGPNGAGKTTMIRMLATLLPIDGGSASIFGVDVREHPHMIRQLVGVTGQYASVDEDLTARENLWLFGRLQGLSSKPSRSTADDLLGRFGLEDAADRPIKHFSGGMRRRLDLAASLITRPPLIFLDEPTTGLDPRTRGQMWDTIRALVAEGCTVLLTTQYLDEADQLADRIAVIDHGRKVAEGTPDELKSQVGSSTLQLRLADPAGTDAAGAVVRRVVGEHAVPTPEAGGLNVPLADANLAADVLIGLREAGLSILAATVQKPTLDEVFLALTGSPTHDDQLETAR from the coding sequence ATGACCTCACTCCCCACCGACCTGGCGGTCCACGCGACCGGCCTGGTCAAGACCTTCGGCACCCAGCGCGCCGTCGACGGCATCGATCTCGAGGTACGCCGCGGCGAGGTGTTCGGCGTCCTCGGGCCCAACGGCGCCGGCAAGACCACGATGATCCGGATGCTGGCGACCCTGCTGCCGATCGACGGCGGCTCGGCCTCGATCTTCGGCGTCGACGTCCGCGAGCACCCGCACATGATCCGCCAGCTCGTCGGCGTCACCGGGCAGTACGCGTCGGTCGACGAGGACCTGACCGCCCGGGAGAACCTCTGGCTCTTCGGTCGGCTCCAGGGCCTGTCCTCCAAGCCGTCGCGGAGCACCGCCGACGACCTGCTCGGCAGGTTCGGTCTCGAGGATGCGGCCGACCGCCCCATCAAGCACTTCTCCGGCGGCATGCGCCGACGGCTCGACCTGGCGGCGTCCCTGATCACCCGGCCGCCGCTGATCTTCCTCGACGAGCCGACCACCGGCCTCGACCCGCGCACCCGCGGTCAGATGTGGGACACCATCCGCGCCCTGGTCGCGGAGGGCTGCACGGTGCTGCTCACCACCCAGTACCTCGACGAGGCCGACCAGCTCGCCGACCGGATCGCGGTCATCGACCACGGCCGCAAGGTCGCCGAGGGCACCCCCGACGAGCTCAAGAGCCAGGTCGGCTCCTCCACGCTGCAGCTGCGGCTGGCCGACCCCGCGGGGACGGACGCCGCCGGCGCCGTCGTCCGACGGGTCGTGGGTGAGCACGCCGTACCGACTCCGGAGGCGGGCGGCCTGAACGTCCCGCTGGCCGATGCGAACCTGGCCGCCGACGTGCTCATCGGGCTGCGCGAGGCGGGCCTGTCGATCCTGGCCGCGACCGTCCAGAAGCCGACCCTCGACGAGGTCTTCCTGGCCCTGACCGGCTCCCCCACCCACGACGACCAGCTGGAGACCGCGCGATGA
- a CDS encoding maleylpyruvate isomerase family mycothiol-dependent enzyme, translated as MARLRFEIYLQHLQRESARFRDVLAGCDPAAAVPSCPDWDAADLLWHLGTVQHFWATILDRRPQGPDDYAEPPRPGRHGEVLEFFDSGSARLVAAMTGADPVEEAWTWSTDHTVGFIVRRQAHEALIHRLDAELAAGRVTPLDAVLAADGVEEALDVMFGGQPPWGEFTPQERYVRVECTDTGDATWVQLGHFRGTGPDGTVHDGADLRVVPARSAPALATVSGPAAALDAWLWHRGDDGEIGVEGDRSAYADFRACVDVPIE; from the coding sequence ATGGCCAGACTGCGCTTCGAAATCTACCTCCAGCACCTCCAGCGTGAGTCCGCCCGGTTCCGAGACGTCCTGGCCGGCTGCGACCCGGCCGCCGCGGTTCCGAGCTGCCCGGACTGGGACGCGGCCGACCTGTTGTGGCACCTGGGCACCGTGCAGCACTTCTGGGCCACGATCCTGGACCGGCGCCCCCAGGGTCCGGACGACTACGCGGAGCCACCCCGGCCGGGTCGGCACGGCGAGGTGCTGGAGTTCTTCGACTCCGGCTCCGCCCGGCTGGTCGCGGCGATGACCGGTGCCGATCCGGTCGAGGAGGCCTGGACCTGGTCGACGGACCACACCGTCGGCTTCATCGTCCGTCGCCAGGCGCACGAGGCACTGATCCACCGGCTCGACGCCGAGCTCGCCGCGGGCCGGGTCACCCCCCTCGACGCCGTGCTCGCCGCCGACGGCGTCGAGGAGGCCCTGGACGTGATGTTCGGTGGGCAGCCACCGTGGGGCGAGTTCACCCCTCAGGAGCGCTACGTCCGGGTCGAGTGCACCGACACCGGCGACGCCACCTGGGTGCAGCTCGGGCACTTCCGCGGCACCGGACCGGACGGCACCGTCCACGACGGTGCCGACCTCCGGGTCGTGCCGGCCCGCTCCGCGCCGGCACTGGCGACCGTCAGCGGGCCGGCGGCCGCCCTGGACGCCTGGCTGTGGCACCGCGGCGACGACGGCGAGATCGGGGTCGAGGGTGACCGGTCGGCGTACGCGGACTTCCGAGCGTGCGTGGACGTCCCGATCGAGTGA
- a CDS encoding BTAD domain-containing putative transcriptional regulator, whose amino-acid sequence MDLRLLDAVSWRGSPVAGERAQVLLAALALAEGRVLSDTSLVAEIWGTDDEPAHPTKALQVVVSRARNQSAPEVVVRAGHGYRLGLPGAAVDALAVQQHLAAARSAYAAAQPALAEREAAAALVPVAADGAGALGAVRERARASMAEARALRGRALSDLGRHDEALPGLTAAVAEAPGDEALLVALLRSEAAVRGAAAALDRYERHRAALRDRLGTDPGPDLQSLHAELLVRDHPVREGLRYDASRLIGRDDDVAALVGMTRSSRLVSIVGPGGLGKTRLAHLLGRLADQPTVHFVELVGVTSPDGVAAEIGDTLGVRDSYVVRAHESARRTDLLGRIVDRIGTTPSLLVLDNCEHVVDAVADLVALLLARTPHLSVVTTTRAPLGLAAERVYLLPQLGADDAIELFRERATAARPGVRLDDVEVRALVERLDGLPLAVELAAARVRAMSVAEITRRLDDRFALLRGGSRDAPERHQTLLAVIDWSWALLPEAERAALRRLSVFRDGFGIDGATAVVGSVEALDLVARLVEQSLVTVHEGEELRYRLLETVREFGRLRLVESGEQAAVEARLRGWAAGFAEELAPRLFTRGQVAMMAALRAEEGNLVDVLRRSLADRDAEAVVQLAAALMGFWSVEGAHLKVVAMAPAVEELLHGAALPEDRHDILRAVLSAVVVNSMIFAAEVSALAMDRLAELGPGTQPQVAGLVRALLLSGGAEDDQEVLETLCDDPDPYVARIALQWACQIYENAGEIRLARERGERALRMWDAADGPWGRALTTAQLSGLALAAGDLTEASRLAAEALPDLVALGAREDAGQARAVFAVAALREGRTDEAEQIIEEIAADGGAESLMGGSLVVLCGRAEIALARGRVADGLASYRTGIAELAHRPVPGSVPASVSPWVLFPSAAALCAHLRHGQRDHAVALQHDLRERCLATLDAGAPHLDYPVIGSVVYALGLWDLTRPEGVGPHAVELLVAADRFAYNRMLPSLDWAYAAQCAEDLVPGALAAARAALGERRPHELRDDVRRLVAQLG is encoded by the coding sequence GTGGACCTGCGCCTGCTCGATGCGGTGAGCTGGCGCGGGTCGCCGGTGGCGGGCGAGCGCGCCCAGGTGCTGCTCGCGGCGCTGGCGCTCGCCGAGGGACGGGTGCTCTCCGACACCAGCCTGGTCGCAGAGATCTGGGGCACCGACGACGAGCCTGCGCACCCGACCAAGGCGCTCCAGGTCGTCGTCTCCCGGGCCCGCAACCAATCGGCCCCCGAGGTCGTGGTCCGCGCCGGGCACGGCTACCGGCTCGGGCTGCCCGGGGCCGCGGTCGACGCGCTCGCGGTGCAGCAGCACCTCGCGGCCGCCCGCTCGGCGTACGCCGCGGCGCAGCCGGCGCTCGCCGAGCGGGAGGCGGCCGCCGCGCTCGTCCCGGTGGCGGCTGACGGCGCCGGCGCGCTGGGAGCCGTGCGTGAGCGCGCCCGGGCGTCGATGGCCGAGGCCCGGGCACTGCGGGGCCGGGCGCTCTCGGACCTCGGACGCCACGACGAGGCGCTGCCCGGGCTGACCGCGGCCGTGGCCGAGGCCCCCGGCGACGAGGCGCTGCTGGTGGCGCTGCTGCGCAGCGAGGCGGCGGTGCGGGGCGCGGCAGCAGCCCTGGACCGCTACGAGCGGCACCGCGCGGCCCTGCGCGACCGGCTCGGCACCGACCCCGGCCCCGATCTGCAGAGCCTGCACGCCGAGCTGCTGGTCCGCGACCACCCCGTCCGCGAGGGACTCCGGTACGACGCCTCGCGGCTGATCGGCCGTGACGACGATGTCGCCGCCCTGGTCGGGATGACCCGGTCCTCGCGGCTGGTCTCGATCGTCGGGCCCGGCGGTCTGGGCAAGACCCGGCTCGCCCACCTGCTCGGGCGGCTGGCCGATCAGCCGACCGTGCACTTCGTCGAGCTGGTCGGCGTCACCTCGCCGGACGGGGTCGCCGCCGAGATCGGCGACACCCTGGGCGTGCGCGACTCCTACGTCGTCCGCGCCCACGAGTCGGCCCGGCGCACCGACCTGCTCGGGCGCATCGTCGACCGCATCGGGACCACGCCGTCGCTGCTGGTCCTCGACAACTGCGAGCACGTCGTCGACGCGGTGGCCGACCTGGTCGCGCTGCTGCTGGCCCGGACCCCGCACCTGAGCGTGGTCACGACGACCCGGGCGCCGCTGGGGCTGGCCGCGGAGCGGGTCTACCTGCTGCCCCAGCTCGGCGCTGACGACGCGATCGAGCTGTTCCGCGAGCGGGCCACGGCCGCGCGCCCCGGCGTACGCCTCGACGACGTGGAGGTTCGTGCCCTCGTGGAGCGCCTCGACGGGCTGCCGCTGGCCGTCGAGCTCGCCGCGGCGCGGGTCCGGGCGATGTCGGTCGCAGAGATCACCCGCCGGCTCGACGACCGGTTCGCGCTGCTGCGCGGAGGCAGCCGGGACGCGCCCGAGCGGCACCAAACCCTGCTGGCGGTCATCGACTGGTCCTGGGCCCTGCTCCCCGAGGCCGAGCGGGCGGCGCTGCGCCGGCTGTCGGTCTTCCGCGACGGCTTCGGCATCGACGGCGCGACCGCCGTGGTCGGGTCGGTCGAGGCACTCGACCTGGTCGCCCGTCTGGTCGAGCAGTCGCTGGTCACCGTGCACGAGGGCGAGGAGCTCCGCTACCGCCTGCTCGAGACGGTGCGGGAGTTCGGCCGGCTGCGGCTCGTCGAGTCGGGGGAGCAGGCTGCGGTGGAGGCGAGGCTGCGGGGCTGGGCGGCCGGTTTCGCCGAGGAGCTCGCGCCCCGGCTGTTCACGCGCGGCCAGGTCGCGATGATGGCGGCCCTCCGCGCCGAGGAGGGCAACCTCGTCGACGTCCTGCGCCGCTCGCTCGCCGATCGCGACGCCGAGGCGGTGGTGCAGCTGGCCGCCGCGCTGATGGGGTTCTGGTCGGTCGAGGGCGCCCACCTGAAGGTCGTCGCGATGGCCCCGGCCGTCGAGGAGCTGCTCCACGGCGCCGCGCTGCCCGAGGACCGGCACGACATCCTGCGGGCGGTCCTGTCCGCTGTCGTCGTGAACTCGATGATCTTCGCCGCCGAGGTCTCCGCGCTCGCGATGGACCGGCTGGCCGAGCTCGGTCCCGGCACCCAGCCCCAGGTCGCCGGCCTGGTCCGCGCCCTGCTGCTGAGCGGCGGGGCCGAGGACGACCAGGAGGTCCTCGAGACGCTGTGCGACGACCCCGACCCCTACGTCGCCCGGATCGCGTTGCAGTGGGCCTGCCAGATCTACGAGAACGCCGGGGAGATCCGGCTGGCCCGCGAGCGCGGCGAGCGGGCCCTGCGGATGTGGGACGCCGCGGACGGTCCCTGGGGCCGGGCCCTGACCACGGCGCAGCTGTCGGGCCTGGCCCTGGCCGCCGGTGACCTCACCGAGGCGTCTCGCCTGGCCGCCGAGGCGCTGCCGGATCTGGTCGCGCTGGGGGCCCGGGAGGACGCCGGGCAGGCCCGGGCGGTCTTCGCCGTGGCGGCGCTGCGCGAGGGACGGACCGATGAGGCCGAGCAGATCATCGAGGAGATCGCCGCGGACGGCGGTGCGGAGTCGCTGATGGGCGGCTCACTCGTGGTGCTGTGCGGGCGGGCGGAGATCGCCCTCGCCCGGGGGCGGGTGGCCGACGGGCTGGCGTCGTACCGCACCGGTATCGCGGAGCTCGCCCACCGTCCTGTCCCCGGGTCGGTGCCCGCCTCGGTCTCGCCGTGGGTGCTCTTCCCGAGCGCGGCGGCGCTGTGTGCGCACCTCCGGCACGGGCAGCGCGACCACGCGGTCGCCCTGCAGCACGACCTGCGCGAGCGGTGCCTGGCCACCCTGGACGCCGGGGCGCCGCACCTCGACTACCCGGTCATCGGCTCGGTGGTCTACGCGCTCGGGCTGTGGGACCTCACCCGCCCGGAAGGCGTCGGGCCGCACGCGGTCGAGCTGCTGGTCGCGGCGGACCGGTTCGCCTACAACCGGATGCTGCCGAGCCTGGACTGGGCGTACGCCGCACAGTGCGCCGAGGACCTGGTCCCCGGCGCGCTGGCGGCGGCGCGGGCGGCGCTCGGCGAGCGTCGGCCCCACGAGCTGCGCGACGACGTACGACGCCTCGTCGCGCAGCTCGGCTGA
- a CDS encoding acyltransferase family protein, translating to MSAVTDRQPTHGPSRGFRPDIEGLRAVAVLSVLIYHAGLAWVPGGYVGVDVFFVISGFLITSLMVREVERQGRLGLADFWARRARRLLPASAVVLVFSAVVALVCLPVNSRKDFGGDIVSAALYVVNWRLGAREVDYLAENVGASPVQHYWSLAVEEQFYVVWPLLIAALVAVFRARWRPALLVGIAAVSVASFVFTLSYSVDQPGLAFFVSTTRIWELGVGALLAIGFPTLVRLPAALRGVLGWVGLALVAYSVLELDATTVWPGTATLLPVLGTAAAILAGGGVAARWGVGRLLGIRPAVWIGGLSYSLYLWHWPFLIAAEGIWGDLRVRQDLLVVLVSVVPAWLSYRFVETPFRRSPRFALPRPALLAGAGAMVVSMVAGFALVASFSLVDTVDEASADESPGALALQDPRYADTDWAALKSVDVLRPSPLEAYTDYPGINTNGCVVKRDTARFETCEYGDPDAARTVVLVGDSKAAQWFTPVRNIAEQEGWRLVVIAKNGCPFAASTLLVDNHRNPSCDEWQPKALSTIEKMKPDLVLTVTRHSRSLPPGGSSEDDYEPAAMVDGLVEYWERLVSAGIEVVTILDTPLPVSATVPDCVQENLEDLTRCVALKENGTPKSGAMRQLEAAKRVPEVKVVDMSPVLCPDDVHCPPVIGNVLVYRGGSHISDTFAATSTSALAVRLAEATDGLLGSA from the coding sequence GTGAGTGCCGTGACCGACCGCCAGCCGACCCACGGTCCCTCTCGGGGATTCCGGCCCGACATCGAGGGCCTGCGCGCGGTGGCCGTGCTGTCGGTGCTGATCTACCACGCAGGACTGGCCTGGGTGCCGGGTGGCTACGTCGGGGTCGACGTCTTCTTCGTGATCTCCGGGTTCCTGATCACCTCGCTGATGGTGCGCGAGGTCGAGCGGCAGGGACGACTCGGCCTGGCCGACTTCTGGGCCCGGCGTGCGCGGCGGCTGCTGCCGGCGAGCGCCGTGGTGCTGGTGTTCAGCGCCGTGGTCGCGCTGGTCTGCCTGCCGGTCAACAGCCGCAAGGACTTCGGCGGTGACATCGTCTCGGCGGCCCTCTACGTCGTGAACTGGCGCCTCGGGGCGCGCGAGGTCGACTACCTGGCCGAGAACGTCGGCGCCTCCCCGGTGCAGCACTACTGGTCGCTGGCCGTCGAGGAGCAGTTCTACGTCGTCTGGCCGCTGCTGATCGCCGCCCTGGTCGCGGTGTTCCGGGCGCGCTGGCGACCGGCCCTGCTGGTCGGGATCGCGGCGGTCTCGGTGGCCTCCTTCGTCTTCACCCTGTCGTACTCCGTCGACCAGCCCGGCCTGGCCTTCTTCGTCTCCACGACCCGGATCTGGGAGCTCGGGGTCGGCGCGCTGCTGGCGATCGGGTTCCCGACGCTGGTACGCCTGCCGGCAGCGCTGCGTGGAGTCCTGGGCTGGGTCGGGCTCGCGCTCGTGGCCTACAGCGTTCTCGAGCTGGACGCCACGACGGTGTGGCCCGGCACGGCGACCCTGTTGCCGGTCCTCGGCACCGCGGCGGCGATCCTGGCGGGTGGCGGCGTCGCCGCCCGGTGGGGTGTGGGCCGGCTGCTGGGCATCAGGCCGGCGGTGTGGATCGGCGGACTGTCGTACTCGCTCTACCTGTGGCACTGGCCGTTCCTGATCGCGGCCGAGGGCATCTGGGGGGACCTGCGGGTCCGTCAGGACCTGCTGGTCGTCCTGGTGTCGGTCGTGCCGGCGTGGCTGTCGTACCGCTTCGTGGAGACCCCGTTCCGGCGTTCGCCCCGCTTCGCCCTGCCGCGCCCCGCGCTGCTGGCCGGGGCCGGGGCGATGGTCGTCTCGATGGTCGCCGGCTTCGCCCTGGTGGCCTCCTTCTCCCTGGTCGACACGGTCGACGAGGCCTCGGCGGACGAGTCGCCCGGCGCGCTCGCGCTGCAGGACCCCCGGTACGCCGACACCGACTGGGCCGCGCTGAAGTCCGTCGACGTGCTCCGACCCTCGCCGCTGGAGGCCTACACCGACTATCCCGGGATCAACACCAACGGCTGCGTCGTCAAGCGGGACACCGCTCGCTTCGAGACGTGCGAGTACGGCGACCCGGACGCCGCCCGCACCGTCGTGCTGGTCGGCGACTCCAAGGCCGCGCAGTGGTTCACCCCGGTCCGCAACATCGCGGAGCAGGAGGGCTGGCGACTGGTCGTGATCGCGAAGAACGGCTGTCCCTTCGCCGCCTCGACCCTGCTGGTGGACAACCACCGCAACCCGTCCTGCGACGAGTGGCAGCCGAAGGCGTTGAGCACCATCGAGAAGATGAAGCCGGACCTCGTCCTGACGGTCACCCGCCACAGCAGGTCGCTGCCCCCGGGCGGGAGTTCGGAGGACGACTACGAGCCGGCGGCGATGGTCGACGGCTTGGTGGAGTACTGGGAGCGCCTGGTTTCGGCCGGCATCGAGGTGGTCACGATCCTCGACACGCCGCTGCCGGTGAGCGCGACGGTGCCCGACTGCGTCCAGGAGAACCTCGAGGACCTGACCCGGTGCGTGGCCCTCAAGGAGAACGGCACCCCGAAGTCCGGGGCCATGCGGCAGCTCGAGGCGGCGAAGCGGGTGCCCGAGGTGAAGGTGGTCGACATGTCGCCGGTCCTGTGCCCCGACGACGTGCACTGTCCGCCGGTGATCGGGAACGTCCTCGTCTACCGCGGGGGGAGCCACATCAGCGACACCTTCGCGGCCACGTCCACGTCCGCGCTGGCGGTCCGGCTCGCCGAGGCGACCGACGGCCTGCTCGGCTCGGCCTGA
- the argJ gene encoding bifunctional glutamate N-acetyltransferase/amino-acid acetyltransferase ArgJ — protein MTVTTPAGFTAAGVPAGLKSTGAKDLALVVNAGPTFDSATVFTANRCKANPVLWSQEVVKDGVVRAVVLNSGGANCYTGPEGFQTTHAVAERVAGHLGIGAIDVVVCSTGLIGLANPREQLLAGVDAAYDALAADGGPQAAEAIMTTDSVSKQVVVEGAGWSIGGMAKGAGMLAPQLATMLVVLTTDAVVPAADLDTALRAATRVSFDRLDSDGCMSTNDTVTVMASGASGITPSLPDFTDALTQACTDLAMQLLKDAEGADHEIAITVLNAATEDEAVEVGRSVARSNLFKAAVFGNDPNWGRVLASIGTTSAQFDPADLDVAMNGVWVCQASTPHADPAEVDLTEREVSVTIDLKSGSERATVWTSDLTHAYVHENSAYSS, from the coding sequence ATGACCGTCACCACCCCCGCCGGGTTCACCGCCGCCGGCGTACCCGCCGGCCTGAAGTCGACCGGCGCCAAGGACCTCGCCCTGGTCGTCAACGCCGGCCCGACCTTCGACTCGGCCACCGTGTTCACGGCCAACCGCTGCAAGGCCAACCCGGTCCTGTGGAGCCAGGAGGTCGTCAAGGACGGCGTCGTGCGCGCGGTCGTCCTCAACTCCGGCGGGGCCAACTGCTACACCGGCCCCGAGGGCTTCCAGACCACGCACGCGGTGGCGGAGCGGGTCGCCGGCCACCTCGGCATCGGCGCGATCGACGTGGTCGTCTGCTCGACCGGCCTGATCGGCCTCGCCAACCCCCGTGAGCAGTTGCTCGCCGGCGTCGACGCGGCGTACGACGCCCTCGCGGCCGACGGCGGCCCGCAGGCGGCCGAGGCGATCATGACGACCGACTCGGTGAGCAAGCAGGTCGTCGTCGAGGGCGCGGGCTGGAGCATCGGCGGGATGGCCAAGGGCGCCGGCATGCTCGCGCCCCAGCTGGCCACGATGCTGGTCGTGCTCACCACCGACGCCGTCGTCCCGGCGGCCGACCTCGACACCGCGCTGCGCGCCGCCACCCGGGTCTCCTTCGACCGGCTCGACTCCGACGGCTGCATGTCGACCAACGACACCGTGACCGTGATGGCGAGCGGGGCCAGCGGCATCACTCCGTCGCTGCCGGACTTCACCGACGCCCTGACCCAGGCCTGCACCGACCTCGCGATGCAGCTGCTGAAGGACGCCGAGGGCGCCGACCACGAGATCGCCATCACCGTGCTCAACGCCGCCACCGAGGACGAGGCGGTCGAGGTCGGCCGCAGCGTGGCGCGCAGCAACCTCTTCAAGGCGGCGGTGTTCGGCAACGACCCGAACTGGGGCCGGGTGCTCGCGAGCATCGGCACGACCAGCGCGCAGTTCGACCCCGCCGACCTCGACGTCGCGATGAACGGGGTGTGGGTCTGCCAGGCCTCCACCCCGCACGCCGACCCCGCCGAGGTCGACCTGACGGAGCGCGAGGTGAGCGTGACCATCGACCTGAAGTCCGGCTCCGAGAGGGCGACCGTCTGGACCAGCGACCTGACCCACGCCTACGTCCACGAGAACAGCGCGTACTCCTCATGA